The Micromonas commoda chromosome 1, complete sequence region GATGGCGCCggctcccgtcgcgcgcgtcgtcgtcgcggcgtcgctggcgacggtgcgcgcggcgggaggagccggcggcggacgcggcaagggtggcgggggcgggggcgcgcgcggtaaAAAAAGcacgggcggaggcgggacGAAAGGGAGCAACAAGGGTGGCGGCaccgcgacgaagaagaagaaggcctCGGGCGGatcggacgccgccaagaagaaaCAGCCCGAGCAGGacgagcagcagcagcagcagcagcagcagacGGCGGTCCGCGACCCGCCCGTCAACAGGAAGATCCTCGAGGGCAAgttcgacgccctcgtcttTGACGATTCCTCAAAGGGAACCGACGTCTTCGCCATGGACGCCCCGCacgtcccgcccgccgccaccaccctGGAAGACCGCCTGTTCTTCGAGCGGAAAGGTCACGCGTGCATCCGAAACGTGTTGACGCAAGACGAGGCGCGTTcgatggcggtggcgctcatTCGAGAAACCCGAACCAGAACGCTGTTAGCGTATAAGCATCGAGTGTCCGTGCTGtgcccgccgggcgcggtggacgtcgacgccatcgaaAGCGAGGAGGATGCGATGCGAGCCATCGAGAGGtactccgacgaggaggttggGTTTTTGCAGACGTTTAACATCCACAGGGACAACTACGTAGCCGGCGAAGATGATTCTTCGAATGATGATTCTTCGAAaaacacagctgtgtcggGAGATTCAACATCGGATGGGATCAAGGAATGCGCGGGGTACATCATGAGCAGGAGGCTCGCgcggatcgccgccgagttactcggcgcggacgagaacGAGGGCGATCGCGTGCGTTTGTACCAGTCGTGCGTCTTCGTCAAACCTCCGGGTTTCGGAGAGACGAATTGGCACTCAGACGCCAACATGGTACCGCTCGACACCAAcaggtgagtttattttcatTTTCGTGTTGGCAAGCAGACTGACGTCGACACCAACAGGTTCGTCACCCTCTGGCTGCCACTGAGGCCGCTGCAggaagacgacgccgcgctggtgttTGCCAGCGGGAGCCACAGAGACTTTGCGCTCCCGTACTGGCACACGCTGGAGGGGATGGAGGATCTGGAATCGCGCGGTGCGTTTAACCCTTATTTTTCGTATTTTCGTTTGGGCAATTGGACTGATGACGTGGTTTTTCACCTTTGTTTGCAGGATACGACATCGAGTCGTACGAGCCGTTGGACCTCGGAGACCTCACCGCACACGCCGGGTGGTGCCTGCACTGGTCCCCGCCGCagcccgaggacgcgccgccgcggcacgcGCTGAGCGTGTGCTACTTTTTGGACGGCGCCAGGCGGTTGACGGGACGGGAAGGGCACCTGAGGCAGGTGCCgcacgaggaggacgagtggtgagtttattttaatctttgTGTGGGCAATTcgactgacgtggtttttcATAACAGGAGCTACGGGGACtggctcgccgacgtcaagGCTGGGGAGGTGGCGAGGCACCCGGCGTTGCCGGTGGTGTACCCTTGAGTCGCGTCGTCGTAATCGTGACGCGAGTAGGTGGTCTATTTATGTGGAGCTTTACGTCGAGGGTGCGTTCTTGTCAAGTTGGGGCGATTGAGTTCTCGTCATGATAGTCTACGTGGGGCTAACAGTCCAGCCACGCCTCGAGCCTCCCGCGTCCGCTCGCGCCTTTTAACTCGTCGTTAACGAGTTAATCtcatccgtcgccgcgttcacgccGGATCGATatcggcgaggatcgcgcgctccgcgtcggtcAGCCCGTCGTCCCCACgccccggtgactcaccaccGCTCGGTGAGTCATCGCTTCCTCTCCTGGCCTCCTCGTCTGTATCGTCCTCGCCCCGGTACCAGTTACCGTGTTCGTCCACCGGCAGCGGCGGGTTCAGCCTCGACGCACGGTCACAAAACGTCACAAAGTCGGTCAGTCAgtcgtcggtcgcgtcgaTCAATCGATCGCGCTCAAACGTAGACTACAAGTAGTAGCAATTCCGGTCAAAAAAGGTCATACGGTCGTTCAGTCGTCGCCCTGCCAGAAGGACCCCGGTGTGGTCAGATCCTCGAACCCGAAcctctcgtcgccgtcgtcccctaTGCAGTCAaacaccgcgtccgcgcccgtgaaatcctcatcctccgagTAGATGCTCTTCGTCACGCACACCCGCATGCCCGCGGCTTTACCCGCGAGGAGCCCGATGCGCGTGTCCTCAATCACGACGCACCGAGCGGGATTGACCCCCAAGGTTTTCGCCGCGAGTTCGTacacgtcgggcgcgggtttTTTCTtcgccacgacgtcgccggcaaAGACTGGGATCCGTGCCGCAAACTCGGGCAGCATCGTCTTGACGATGCCCTTGACGGCTTTTTCGTTTGACGTTGAGC contains the following coding sequences:
- a CDS encoding predicted protein; protein product: MAPAPVARVVVAASLATVRAAGGAGGGRGKGGGGGGARGKKSTGGGGTKGSNKGGGTATKKKKASGGSDAAKKKQPEQDEQQQQQQQQTAVRDPPVNRKILEGKFDALVFDDSSKGTDVFAMDAPHVPPAATTLEDRLFFERKGHACIRNVLTQDEARSMAVALIRETRTRTLLAYKHRVSVLCPPGAVDVDAIESEEDAMRAIERYSDEEVGFLQTFNIHRDNYVAGEDDSSNDDSSKNTAVSGDSTSDGIKECAGYIMSRRLARIAAELLGADENEGDRVRLYQSCVFVKPPGFGETNWHSDANMVPLDTNRFVTLWLPLRPLQEDDAALVFASGSHRDFALPYWHTLEGMEDLESRGYDIESYEPLDLGDLTAHAGWCLHWSPPQPEDAPPRHALSVCYFLDGARRLTGREGHLRQVPHEEDEWSYGDWLADVKAGEVARHPALPVVYP